A stretch of the Streptomyces sp. NBC_00078 genome encodes the following:
- the nth gene encoding endonuclease III, whose translation MKKPAAKKAAAKKAASAVKKSAAVKKATVAPKKATAAVKDVPPAKAVAKPPKGESRTALVRRARRIDRELAEVYPYAHPELDFENPFQLVVATVLSAQTTDLRVNQTTPGLFAKYPTPEDLAAANPEEVEEILRPTGFFRAKTKSVMGLSKALVEQFGGEVPGRLEDLVKLPGVGRKTAFVVLGNAFGRPGITVDTHFQRLVRRWQWTEESDPDKIEAAVGGLFPKSDWTMLSHHVIFHGRRICHARKPACGACPLAPLCPAYGEGETDPEKAKKLLKYEKGGLPGQRLKPPQSYLDAGGRPAPPLGAG comes from the coding sequence GTGAAGAAGCCCGCGGCAAAGAAGGCCGCCGCGAAAAAGGCAGCCTCCGCCGTGAAAAAGTCCGCGGCCGTCAAAAAGGCGACAGTCGCGCCCAAGAAGGCGACCGCCGCGGTCAAGGACGTTCCTCCCGCGAAGGCCGTTGCCAAGCCGCCGAAGGGCGAGTCGCGCACCGCGCTGGTCCGTCGCGCCCGCCGCATCGACCGCGAGCTCGCGGAGGTGTATCCGTACGCCCACCCGGAGCTGGACTTCGAGAACCCCTTCCAGCTCGTGGTCGCCACGGTCCTGTCCGCCCAGACCACCGACCTCAGGGTCAACCAGACGACGCCGGGGCTCTTCGCCAAGTACCCCACCCCGGAGGACCTGGCCGCAGCCAACCCCGAGGAGGTCGAGGAGATCCTGCGCCCGACCGGCTTCTTCCGGGCCAAGACCAAGTCCGTGATGGGACTGTCCAAGGCGCTGGTGGAGCAGTTCGGCGGGGAGGTTCCCGGCCGTCTCGAGGACCTGGTGAAGCTGCCGGGCGTGGGCCGCAAGACCGCCTTCGTCGTGCTCGGCAACGCGTTCGGCCGACCCGGCATCACCGTGGACACGCACTTCCAGCGGCTGGTGCGGCGTTGGCAGTGGACCGAGGAGAGCGATCCGGACAAGATCGAGGCCGCCGTCGGTGGGCTCTTCCCCAAGAGCGACTGGACGATGCTCTCGCACCACGTGATCTTCCACGGCCGCCGCATCTGCCACGCCCGCAAGCCCGCCTGCGGCGCCTGCCCCCTCGCCCCGCTCTGCCCGGCGTACGGCGAGGGCGAGACGGATCCCGAAAAGGCGAAGAAGCTGCTCAAGTACGAGAAGGGCGGCCTTCCCGGCCAGCGCCTCAAGCCCCCGCAGTCCTACCTGGACGCGGGCGGCAGGCCGGCGCCGCCGCTGGGGGCCGGATGA
- a CDS encoding CoA pyrophosphatase: MTRASDTQGGSVTISKEGLPEWLAPVVRAVETVQPLQLSRFLPPEDGAGRQSAVLILFGEGERGPELLLMERASSLRSHAGQPSFPGGALDPEDGDPKGDGPLRAALREAEEETGLDPSGVQLFGVLPKLYIPVSGFVVTPVLGWWHEPSPVGVVDPNETARVFTVPVVDLTDPDNRATTVHPSGHRGPAFLVESALVWGFTAGIIDRLLHYAGWERPWDREKQVPLDWRS; encoded by the coding sequence ATGACGCGCGCGAGTGATACGCAGGGTGGGTCGGTGACGATCAGCAAGGAGGGGCTGCCCGAGTGGCTCGCTCCGGTGGTGCGGGCCGTGGAGACCGTCCAGCCGCTGCAGCTGAGCCGCTTCCTGCCGCCGGAGGACGGGGCGGGGAGGCAGTCCGCCGTACTCATCCTCTTCGGCGAGGGTGAGCGCGGCCCCGAGCTGCTGCTCATGGAGCGGGCGAGTTCGCTCAGATCCCATGCCGGGCAGCCCTCCTTCCCGGGCGGCGCCCTCGACCCCGAGGACGGCGACCCGAAGGGCGACGGGCCACTCAGAGCCGCGCTGCGGGAGGCCGAGGAGGAGACGGGGCTCGACCCCTCGGGCGTCCAGCTCTTCGGCGTCCTGCCCAAGCTGTACATCCCGGTCAGCGGCTTCGTCGTGACCCCGGTACTGGGCTGGTGGCACGAGCCGAGCCCGGTCGGGGTCGTCGATCCGAACGAGACGGCGCGGGTCTTCACCGTCCCCGTGGTGGATCTCACGGATCCGGACAACCGGGCCACCACCGTCCACCCCAGCGGCCACCGAGGTCCGGCATTTCTGGTCGAATCCGCCCTTGTCTGGGGCTTTACGGCCGGGATCATCGACCGCCTGCTCCATTACGCGGGCTGGGAGCGGCCCTGGGACCGGGAGAAGCAGGTCCCGCTCGACTGGCGGTCATGA
- a CDS encoding MarP family serine protease, whose product MNVLDILLLVAAVWFAIVGYRQGFVVGILSVIGFLGGGLVAVYTLPVIWDALTEKAEVSTTAAVVAVVVVIVCASVGQALTTHLGNKLRRYITWSPARALDATGGALVNVVAMLLVAWLIGSALAGTTLPTLGKEVRGSKVLLGVSRALPNQADTWFADFSSVLAQNGFPQVFSPFSNEPITDVRPPDPALANSPVATSAKRSIVKVMGTAQSCGKVLEGSGFVFGDRRVMTNAHVVGGVDEPTVQIGGEGRKYDATVVLYDWHRDIAVLDVPDLKAPSLKFTTTDARSGDSAIIAGFPENGSYDVRAARVRGRLPANGPDIYHRGTVRRDVYSLYTTVRQGNSGGPLLTPAGHVYGVVFAKSLDDADTGYALTADEIQEDITEGRTANQQVDSDSCAL is encoded by the coding sequence GTGAACGTGCTGGACATCCTGTTGCTGGTCGCCGCCGTGTGGTTCGCGATCGTGGGCTACCGCCAGGGTTTCGTCGTCGGCATCCTGTCGGTGATCGGCTTTCTTGGCGGCGGTCTCGTCGCCGTCTACACCCTGCCCGTCATCTGGGACGCGCTGACCGAAAAGGCCGAGGTGAGCACGACCGCCGCGGTGGTCGCGGTCGTGGTCGTCATCGTCTGCGCCTCCGTCGGCCAGGCCCTTACCACCCACCTGGGCAACAAGCTGCGCCGCTACATCACCTGGTCCCCGGCCCGCGCCCTGGACGCGACCGGCGGCGCCCTGGTCAACGTTGTCGCGATGCTCCTGGTGGCGTGGCTGATCGGTTCCGCCCTCGCGGGCACCACGCTGCCGACCCTCGGCAAGGAGGTCCGCGGCTCCAAGGTGCTCCTCGGTGTCTCCCGGGCCCTGCCGAACCAGGCCGACACCTGGTTCGCCGACTTCTCCTCCGTCCTCGCGCAGAACGGCTTCCCGCAGGTCTTCAGCCCGTTCTCGAACGAGCCGATCACCGACGTCCGGCCCCCTGACCCGGCCCTCGCGAACAGCCCCGTCGCCACGAGCGCCAAGCGCTCCATCGTCAAGGTCATGGGCACCGCCCAGAGCTGCGGCAAGGTCCTGGAGGGCAGCGGCTTCGTCTTCGGCGACCGCCGCGTCATGACCAACGCGCATGTCGTGGGGGGCGTCGACGAGCCCACCGTGCAGATAGGCGGCGAGGGCAGGAAGTACGACGCGACGGTCGTCCTCTACGACTGGCACCGCGACATCGCCGTACTCGACGTGCCCGATCTCAAGGCGCCGTCCCTGAAGTTCACCACCACGGACGCCAGGAGCGGCGACAGCGCGATCATCGCCGGCTTCCCGGAGAACGGCTCGTACGACGTCCGAGCCGCACGCGTGCGTGGCCGTCTCCCGGCCAACGGCCCGGACATCTACCATCGCGGTACCGTCCGCCGAGACGTGTACTCGCTGTACACGACCGTCCGCCAAGGTAACTCCGGCGGCCCACTGCTCACGCCCGCAGGCCATGTGTACGGCGTGGTCTTCGCGAAGTCCCTCGACGACGCCGACACGGGGTACGCCCTCACTGCGGACGAGATCCAGGAGGACATCACCGAGGGGCGTACCGCGAACCAGCAGGTGGACAGCGACAGCTGTGCCCTCTGA
- a CDS encoding alpha/beta fold hydrolase, translating into MTGSSLPSGQSPSTHPISVVRPDALPDGTKLTHRDVAANGARFHIAEVGDGPLVLLLHGFPQFWWTWRHQLTALAEAGFRAVAMDLRGVGGSDRTPRGYDPAGLALDITGVIRSLGEPDAALVGHDLGGYLAWTAAVMRPKLVRRLAVESMPHPRRWRSAMLSDVKQTRAGSYIWGFQRPWIPERQLTADDGALVAELIREWSGPNPPDDEAVETYRRAMSIPSTAHCSIEPYRWMVRSIARPDGIQFNRRMKRPLRVPTLHLHGSLDPVMRTRSAAGSGEYVEAPYRWRLFDGLGHFPHEEDPVAFSTELVNWLKDPEPDR; encoded by the coding sequence ATGACGGGCTCCTCCCTCCCTTCGGGACAATCACCTTCCACGCATCCCATTTCGGTCGTACGACCGGATGCCCTCCCCGACGGGACGAAGCTGACGCATCGTGACGTGGCCGCGAACGGCGCGCGCTTCCACATCGCCGAGGTCGGCGACGGGCCGCTGGTGCTGCTGCTGCACGGCTTCCCGCAGTTCTGGTGGACCTGGCGGCACCAGCTCACCGCGCTGGCCGAGGCGGGCTTCCGGGCCGTCGCCATGGACCTGCGTGGCGTCGGCGGCAGCGACCGCACCCCGCGCGGCTACGACCCCGCGGGCCTCGCGCTCGACATCACCGGCGTGATCCGCTCCCTGGGCGAGCCGGACGCCGCGCTGGTCGGCCACGACCTGGGCGGATACCTGGCGTGGACGGCGGCCGTGATGCGCCCCAAGCTGGTGCGGCGGCTCGCGGTGGAGTCCATGCCGCATCCCCGGCGCTGGCGCTCGGCGATGCTCTCGGACGTCAAGCAGACCCGCGCGGGCTCCTACATCTGGGGATTCCAGCGCCCCTGGATCCCCGAGCGGCAGCTGACCGCGGACGACGGCGCGCTCGTCGCCGAGCTGATCCGGGAGTGGTCCGGGCCGAACCCACCGGATGACGAGGCGGTGGAGACGTACCGACGCGCGATGTCCATCCCGTCCACGGCGCACTGCTCGATCGAGCCGTACCGCTGGATGGTCCGCTCCATCGCCCGCCCGGACGGCATCCAGTTCAACCGCCGTATGAAGCGACCGCTCCGGGTCCCGACCCTCCATCTGCACGGCTCGCTCGACCCCGTGATGCGCACGCGGAGCGCGGCCGGATCCGGCGAGTACGTCGAAGCCCCGTACCGCTGGCGGCTGTTCGACGGATTGGGGCACTTCCCGCACGAGGAGGATCCGGTGGCTTTCTCCACAGAACTGGTCAATTGGCTGAAAGATCCCGAGCCCGATCGGTGA
- a CDS encoding phage holin family protein yields the protein MSAPDGSPVGAERSIGQLFASATTEMSALVHDEIALAKAQLKQDVKRGATSGGAFSVAAAILLFSLPMLNFALAYGIRTWSHWNLAICFLLSFAANVLVAVVLALIGVVFAKKAKKSQGPQKVAASMKESAGVLQKAKPHPRPEPRAIEDRAPEAIEAVARSSS from the coding sequence ATGAGCGCACCCGACGGCAGCCCGGTCGGCGCCGAACGCAGCATCGGCCAGTTGTTCGCCTCCGCGACAACCGAGATGTCGGCGCTCGTGCACGACGAGATCGCGCTGGCCAAGGCGCAGCTCAAGCAGGACGTCAAGCGCGGCGCGACGAGCGGCGGCGCGTTCTCGGTGGCCGCGGCCATCCTGCTGTTCTCCCTGCCGATGCTGAACTTCGCGCTGGCGTACGGCATCCGAACCTGGAGCCACTGGAATCTCGCGATCTGCTTCCTGCTGTCGTTCGCGGCGAACGTGCTGGTCGCAGTCGTCCTGGCGCTGATCGGCGTGGTCTTCGCGAAGAAGGCCAAGAAGAGCCAGGGCCCGCAGAAGGTGGCCGCGTCGATGAAGGAGAGCGCGGGCGTGCTGCAGAAGGCCAAGCCGCACCCGCGGCCCGAGCCCAGGGCGATCGAGGACCGGGCCCCCGAGGCCATCGAGGCTGTGGCACGCTCGTCCTCATGA
- the nhaA gene encoding Na+/H+ antiporter NhaA — translation MSAPRTTRKVLGRLSLPERTFVADALRTETVGGVLLLVAAIAALIWANIPALHDSYESVSHFHLGPEAIGLNLSVEHWAADGLLAVFFFVAGIELKRELVAGDLRDPRAAALPVVAALCGMAVPALVYTLTNITGNGSLQGWAVPTATDIAFALAVLAVIGTSLPSALRAFLLTLAVVDDLFAILIIAVFFTSSIDFAALGGAAVGLAVFWLLLRKGVRGWYVYVPLALVIWALMYNSGVHATIAGVAMGLMLRCHRLEGEAHSPGEHVEHLVRPLSAGLAVPLFALFSAGVTVSGGALGDVFAKPETLGIVLGLVVGKTLGIFGGTWLTARFTRASLSEDVAWADVFAVATLAGIGFTVSLLIGELAFDGNAVLTDEAKAAVLIGSLVAATLATVLLKMRNAKYRRLCEDEERDEDLDGIPDIYEQDDPAYHLRMAAIYEKKAAEHRRIAEEKAAERRALAEVPGGAGEDNGRPA, via the coding sequence GTGAGCGCGCCCCGCACCACCCGCAAAGTTCTCGGACGGCTCTCCCTGCCCGAGCGGACCTTCGTCGCGGACGCGCTGCGCACCGAGACCGTCGGCGGTGTACTGCTTCTCGTCGCCGCGATCGCGGCGCTGATCTGGGCGAACATTCCCGCGCTGCACGACAGCTACGAGAGCGTCAGCCACTTCCACCTCGGCCCCGAGGCCATCGGCCTGAACCTGTCGGTCGAGCACTGGGCCGCCGACGGACTGCTCGCCGTCTTCTTCTTCGTCGCCGGCATCGAGCTCAAGCGCGAACTGGTCGCCGGGGACCTGCGGGACCCCCGGGCAGCCGCACTGCCGGTGGTCGCCGCCCTGTGCGGCATGGCCGTACCGGCGCTCGTCTACACCCTCACCAACATCACCGGCAATGGCTCGCTCCAGGGCTGGGCGGTGCCCACGGCCACCGACATCGCCTTCGCCCTGGCGGTCCTCGCGGTCATCGGTACGTCCCTGCCCAGCGCCCTGCGCGCCTTCCTCCTCACCCTGGCCGTCGTCGACGACCTCTTCGCGATCCTGATCATCGCGGTCTTCTTCACCAGTTCCATCGACTTCGCCGCGCTGGGCGGCGCCGCCGTGGGCCTGGCGGTCTTCTGGCTGCTGCTGCGGAAGGGCGTACGCGGGTGGTACGTGTACGTCCCGCTCGCGCTCGTGATCTGGGCGCTGATGTACAACAGCGGGGTCCACGCCACCATCGCGGGTGTGGCCATGGGCCTGATGCTGCGCTGTCACCGCCTGGAGGGCGAGGCGCACTCCCCCGGCGAGCACGTCGAGCATCTCGTACGGCCCCTGTCGGCAGGTCTCGCCGTACCGCTTTTCGCGCTGTTCAGCGCCGGTGTGACGGTGTCCGGCGGTGCGCTCGGGGACGTGTTCGCCAAGCCGGAGACGCTGGGGATCGTCCTCGGGCTCGTCGTCGGCAAGACGCTCGGGATCTTCGGCGGTACGTGGCTGACGGCCCGTTTCACCCGGGCGTCGCTGAGCGAGGACGTCGCGTGGGCGGACGTGTTCGCGGTGGCGACGCTGGCCGGCATCGGCTTCACCGTGTCGCTGCTGATCGGCGAGCTCGCCTTCGACGGCAACGCCGTACTGACGGACGAGGCCAAGGCAGCCGTACTGATCGGCTCCCTCGTCGCGGCGACCCTGGCCACGGTGCTGCTGAAGATGCGGAACGCCAAGTACCGCCGGCTGTGCGAGGACGAGGAGCGCGACGAGGACCTCGACGGCATCCCGGACATCTACGAGCAGGACGACCCGGCGTACCACCTGCGGATGGCGGCCATCTACGAGAAGAAGGCCGCCGAGCACCGCCGGATCGCCGAGGAGAAGGCCGCGGAGCGACGCGCGCTTGCCGAAGTACCGGGCGGGGCAGGCGAGGACAACGGCCGTCCGGCATGA
- the acs gene encoding acetate--CoA ligase yields the protein MSNESLANLLKEERRFAPPADLAAGANVTAEAYEQAKADRLGFWAEQARRLTWAKEPTETLDWSNPPFAKWFKDGELNVAYNCVDRHVEAGNGDRVAIHFEGEPGDSRAITYAELKDEVSKAANALLELGVQAGDRVAVYMPMIPETAVAMLACARIGAAHSVVFGGFSADALATRIQDADAKVVITTDGGYRRGKPSALKPAVDDAVARVDNVNHVLVVRRTGQEVAWTEGRDVWWHEIVERQSAEHTPEAFDAEHPLFILYTSGTTGKPKGILHTSGGYLTQTAYTHHAVFDLKPETDVYWCTADVGWVTGHSYIVYGPLANGATQVMYEGTPDTPHQGRFWEIVQKYGVTILYTAPTAIRTFMKWGDDLPAKFDLSSLRVLGSVGEPINPEAWIWYRKHIGGDRTPIVDTWWQTETGAMMISPLPGVTETKPGSAQTPLPGISATVVDDEANEVPHGGGGYLVLTEPWPSMLRTIWGDDQRFLDTYWSRFEGKYFAGDGAKKDDDGDIWLLGRVDDVMLVSGHNISTTEVESALVSHPSVAEAAVVGAADETTGQAIVAFVILRGTANAEDENLIADLRNHVGATLGPIAKPKRVLPVAELPKTRSGKIMRRLLRDVAENRQLGDVTTLTDSTVMDLIQAKLPAAPSED from the coding sequence GTGAGCAACGAAAGCCTGGCCAACCTCTTGAAGGAGGAGCGACGCTTCGCGCCGCCGGCTGACCTCGCCGCGGGCGCCAACGTCACGGCGGAGGCGTACGAGCAGGCCAAGGCTGACCGGCTCGGCTTCTGGGCCGAGCAGGCACGTCGGCTGACCTGGGCCAAGGAGCCGACCGAGACGCTGGACTGGTCCAACCCGCCGTTCGCCAAGTGGTTCAAGGACGGCGAGCTCAACGTCGCGTACAACTGCGTGGACCGCCATGTCGAGGCGGGCAACGGCGACCGGGTCGCCATCCACTTCGAGGGAGAGCCCGGTGACAGCCGGGCGATCACCTATGCCGAGCTCAAGGACGAGGTGTCGAAAGCCGCCAACGCCCTGCTGGAGCTGGGTGTTCAGGCGGGCGACCGTGTCGCCGTCTACATGCCGATGATCCCGGAGACGGCGGTCGCGATGCTGGCCTGCGCCCGGATCGGCGCCGCGCACTCCGTCGTCTTCGGCGGCTTCTCGGCCGACGCCCTCGCCACCCGCATCCAGGACGCCGACGCCAAGGTCGTCATCACCACCGACGGCGGCTACCGTCGCGGCAAGCCGTCCGCGCTGAAGCCGGCCGTCGACGACGCCGTCGCGCGCGTGGACAACGTGAACCACGTCCTCGTCGTACGCCGTACCGGTCAGGAGGTCGCCTGGACCGAGGGCCGGGACGTGTGGTGGCACGAGATCGTCGAGCGGCAGTCGGCCGAGCACACGCCCGAGGCGTTCGATGCCGAGCACCCGCTGTTCATCCTGTACACGTCCGGTACGACGGGTAAGCCGAAGGGCATCCTGCACACCTCCGGCGGCTACCTCACGCAGACCGCGTACACGCACCACGCCGTCTTCGACCTCAAGCCGGAGACGGACGTCTACTGGTGCACGGCCGACGTCGGCTGGGTCACCGGGCACTCGTACATCGTCTACGGGCCGCTGGCCAACGGCGCGACCCAGGTCATGTACGAGGGCACGCCGGACACCCCGCACCAGGGCCGCTTCTGGGAGATCGTGCAGAAGTACGGGGTGACGATCCTGTACACGGCGCCGACCGCCATCCGTACGTTCATGAAGTGGGGCGACGACCTCCCCGCGAAGTTCGATCTCAGCAGCCTGCGGGTGCTGGGTTCCGTGGGTGAGCCGATCAACCCCGAGGCCTGGATCTGGTACCGCAAGCACATCGGCGGCGACCGGACCCCGATCGTCGACACCTGGTGGCAGACCGAGACCGGCGCGATGATGATCTCGCCGCTGCCGGGCGTCACCGAGACCAAGCCCGGTTCCGCGCAGACCCCGCTGCCCGGCATCTCCGCGACCGTCGTCGACGACGAGGCCAACGAGGTACCCCACGGCGGCGGTGGCTACTTGGTCCTCACCGAGCCGTGGCCGTCGATGCTGCGCACCATCTGGGGCGACGACCAGCGGTTCCTCGACACGTACTGGTCGCGCTTCGAGGGCAAGTACTTCGCCGGTGACGGGGCGAAGAAGGACGACGACGGGGACATCTGGCTCCTCGGGCGCGTCGACGACGTGATGCTCGTGTCCGGGCACAACATCTCGACGACGGAGGTGGAGTCGGCGCTGGTGTCCCACCCCTCGGTCGCCGAGGCTGCGGTCGTCGGCGCCGCGGACGAGACGACGGGCCAGGCGATCGTCGCCTTCGTCATCCTGCGCGGCACGGCGAACGCCGAGGACGAGAACCTCATCGCCGACCTGCGCAACCACGTGGGCGCAACCCTCGGCCCGATCGCCAAGCCGAAGCGGGTCCTTCCGGTCGCCGAGCTGCCCAAGACGCGCTCCGGCAAGATCATGCGTCGCCTGCTGCGGGACGTCGCCGAGAACCGCCAGCTCGGTGACGTGACCACGCTGACGGACTCGACGGTCATGGACCTGATCCAGGCGAAGCTGCCGGCGGCGCCGAGCGAGGACTGA
- a CDS encoding SulP family inorganic anion transporter, whose protein sequence is MSACAPTRATNSTRTESVHQPHSPPPAPHRRFRVAGVDVSASIAVFLIALPLSLGIALATGAPLQAGLVAAAVGGLVAGRIGGCPLQVSGPAAGLTVVTADLIHRYGWRTTCAITVLAGLAQLGLGCLRVARTALAVSPAIVHGMLAGIGVTIAVAQLHIVLGGTPQSSVLDNLRALPAQLVNLHPAAVTVSVLTLTLLLLWPRIPGRAGRMLRKIPAALVAVAGSTAAASLAGLSLAKVDLPSWSSHALAGLPEGPVLGLIAAVLTTTLVCSVQSLLGAVAVDKLAAARPGLTARVGRADLDRELLGQGAANIVSGALGGLPVAGVAVRSSANVNAGAVSRNSTMLHGVLVVVAALLMVPVLEFIPLASLAALVMAVGIQMVSLHHIRTVTRHREVLVYTVTTLGVVALGVLEGVTLGIAVAVAVAMQRLARTRITHEEKEGVHHVRVRGQLTFLAVPRLSRALHLVPQGTPAVVELDGSFMDHAAYESLQDWQNTHTTQGGSVELTGRRPGARSSEPVPLAEGHGESSVGCLCRPWTPWRNHQCEPSRSAAPADHTGAPGEPSGPSSPGGQSGRSARDNRSGHQLARGISAFQRNTAPLVRGELARLAREGQRPSQLFLTCADSRLVTSMITSSGPGDLFVVRNVGNLVPLPGEESGDDSVAAAIEYAVDVLKVRSITVCGHSGCGAMQTLLTTEPDGPPTPLRRWLRHGLPSLERMTDDGRPYARLAGRAPADAVEQLCLTNVVQQLEHLHAHESVSRALREGALELHGMYFHVGEAQAYLLTGTDGDEVFDHVEAAGLSA, encoded by the coding sequence ATGTCGGCTTGTGCCCCCACCCGCGCCACCAACTCGACCCGGACCGAGAGCGTCCACCAGCCCCACAGTCCACCCCCGGCCCCGCACCGCCGCTTCCGCGTCGCGGGAGTCGATGTGTCGGCCTCGATCGCGGTTTTCCTGATCGCCCTCCCCCTGTCCCTGGGCATCGCCCTCGCCACCGGCGCCCCGCTCCAGGCCGGACTGGTCGCCGCCGCGGTCGGCGGACTGGTCGCCGGACGGATCGGCGGCTGTCCACTCCAGGTCAGCGGGCCCGCCGCGGGCCTCACTGTCGTCACCGCCGACCTCATCCACCGCTACGGCTGGCGTACGACCTGTGCCATCACGGTCCTCGCCGGCCTCGCACAACTGGGCCTCGGCTGCCTGCGCGTGGCCCGGACCGCGCTCGCCGTCAGCCCCGCCATCGTGCACGGCATGCTCGCCGGCATCGGCGTCACCATCGCCGTGGCCCAGCTGCACATCGTCCTCGGCGGCACCCCGCAGAGTTCCGTCCTGGACAACCTCCGGGCGCTGCCCGCCCAGTTGGTGAACCTGCATCCCGCCGCGGTGACCGTCAGCGTGCTGACCCTGACCCTGCTGCTGCTCTGGCCGCGGATCCCCGGTCGGGCGGGGCGCATGCTGAGAAAGATCCCGGCCGCGCTGGTCGCCGTGGCCGGCTCCACCGCGGCCGCCTCGCTCGCCGGGCTGAGCCTGGCCAAGGTCGACCTGCCGTCGTGGAGCAGCCATGCCCTGGCCGGACTCCCCGAGGGCCCCGTCCTCGGCCTGATCGCGGCCGTGCTCACCACCACGCTGGTATGCAGCGTGCAGTCGCTGCTCGGTGCGGTCGCCGTGGACAAGTTGGCCGCCGCGCGGCCAGGCCTGACCGCCCGTGTGGGCCGCGCCGACCTGGACCGCGAACTGCTCGGACAGGGCGCCGCCAACATCGTCTCCGGGGCGCTCGGCGGACTGCCGGTCGCCGGAGTGGCCGTGAGAAGTTCGGCGAACGTGAACGCGGGTGCCGTGAGCCGGAACTCCACGATGCTGCACGGCGTTCTGGTAGTAGTCGCTGCGCTGCTGATGGTTCCGGTCCTGGAGTTCATCCCGCTCGCCTCGCTCGCCGCCCTGGTGATGGCCGTCGGCATCCAGATGGTGTCCCTGCACCACATCCGCACGGTGACCCGCCACCGGGAAGTGCTGGTGTACACCGTCACCACGCTCGGCGTGGTGGCCCTCGGCGTCCTGGAGGGCGTGACCCTCGGGATCGCCGTGGCCGTCGCCGTCGCCATGCAGCGCCTCGCCCGCACCCGCATCACGCACGAAGAGAAGGAAGGAGTCCATCATGTACGCGTCCGCGGCCAGTTGACGTTCCTCGCGGTGCCGCGGCTCAGCCGGGCCCTGCATCTCGTACCCCAAGGCACCCCCGCCGTGGTGGAGTTGGACGGCTCCTTCATGGACCACGCGGCGTACGAGTCACTGCAGGACTGGCAGAACACGCACACGACACAGGGCGGCTCCGTCGAGCTGACCGGCCGCAGACCCGGTGCCCGCAGCAGCGAGCCCGTGCCGCTCGCCGAAGGGCATGGCGAGTCCTCCGTCGGCTGCCTCTGCCGTCCCTGGACACCCTGGCGCAACCACCAGTGCGAACCGTCGCGATCCGCGGCGCCCGCGGACCACACCGGCGCGCCGGGCGAGCCGAGTGGGCCTAGCAGCCCCGGCGGACAGAGCGGCCGGAGCGCTCGGGACAACCGGAGCGGGCATCAACTCGCGCGCGGCATCAGTGCGTTCCAGCGCAACACCGCACCGCTCGTGCGGGGTGAGCTGGCGCGTCTGGCCAGGGAGGGGCAGCGGCCGTCCCAGCTCTTCCTCACCTGCGCCGACTCACGGCTCGTCACGTCGATGATCACCTCCAGTGGTCCCGGCGACCTGTTCGTGGTGCGCAACGTGGGCAACCTCGTTCCCCTGCCGGGCGAGGAGAGCGGCGACGACTCGGTGGCGGCGGCGATCGAGTACGCCGTGGATGTGCTGAAGGTGCGGTCGATCACCGTGTGCGGGCACTCCGGGTGCGGGGCCATGCAGACGCTGCTCACTACCGAACCGGACGGCCCCCCGACGCCGCTCAGGCGGTGGCTGCGGCACGGGCTGCCCAGCCTGGAGCGCATGACCGACGACGGCCGACCGTACGCACGGCTCGCGGGCAGGGCGCCGGCCGACGCGGTCGAGCAGCTCTGTCTGACCAACGTGGTCCAGCAGTTGGAGCACCTCCACGCCCATGAGTCGGTGTCCCGAGCCCTGCGGGAGGGTGCGCTGGAGCTGCACGGGATGTACTTCCACGTGGGCGAGGCACAGGCGTATCTGCTGACGGGGACGGATGGTGACGAGGTGTTCGACCACGTGGAGGCGGCCGGCCTGTCCGCCTGA